The following proteins are encoded in a genomic region of Sorangiineae bacterium MSr12523:
- a CDS encoding S8 family serine peptidase encodes MKRTILLCLLGGVAVACSDSSNPTNTKQTGDHVDPAVAQTGLTVSGWSKLDAALRARTLSAGPAEKPESSKTISIFVESKDPEATRRNVVAAGGTVGTVAGDVMTARVSKEAIAAIANTAPVTRLEGGVPLRRKLDKALAAVKADQVHAGAKPLPGFFKGAGVLVGVVDDGLEPQHAAFKKANGTTRVRAIWNQAGVGAAPAGFSYGTECTAAQIDDKTCTYQSIKAHGTHVTGIAAGGPVPGASYVGVAPEADIAFVEIGNPPGISDDVEALSTSMCDAVAYLFKQADALKEPAVVNLSLGEHSGPHDGSSLGDKCLDNLSGPGKIIVAAAGNEGGGSVNPLEGTPVVVHASATASSSPIVLKFLPGHTEDPETKKDIVQVSANLWTDSNVTLSVRVGLQTSGAPVFSNPVTIGTQLPATKLSAASLELGPVAGAGTASPAGPRNIAISLADENKDEMEGRAIWLLEVTGNGHFDAFIDTTQQGGFIASGQAPGVTVDSNMTIGSPASAAKVLAVGSFVSRNSWTSSDGQPQLQKDGPDDALVTIGALSTFSSHGPMRNPAAATKPDITAPGEVLVAALNPSAPEDPKQVVKAGTDGFVAMQGTSMASPMAAGVVALLLQRDSKLTVDDVRGILDRTAVKPEGVQDLPNTAWGRGKIDALAALTDKRLSSADSSSDSGGCSVSPAGNVFSGIAALTCGIGVLLMRRRRREPS; translated from the coding sequence ATGAAGAGAACTATCCTTCTGTGCTTGCTTGGCGGGGTCGCGGTGGCTTGTTCCGATTCCTCGAATCCGACGAATACGAAACAGACGGGCGACCACGTCGACCCCGCGGTGGCCCAAACCGGGCTGACGGTCTCGGGATGGTCCAAACTCGATGCAGCCTTGCGCGCGCGCACATTGTCAGCGGGCCCGGCTGAAAAGCCCGAATCGTCGAAGACGATATCGATCTTCGTCGAATCGAAGGATCCCGAAGCCACGCGGCGAAACGTGGTGGCGGCGGGCGGTACCGTCGGGACTGTGGCGGGCGATGTCATGACCGCACGCGTATCCAAGGAAGCCATCGCGGCCATTGCGAATACTGCCCCCGTGACGAGGCTCGAAGGTGGTGTCCCGCTGCGGCGGAAGCTCGACAAGGCCCTCGCCGCGGTGAAGGCCGATCAAGTGCATGCCGGCGCAAAACCGCTTCCCGGCTTCTTCAAGGGTGCGGGCGTGCTCGTGGGCGTGGTCGACGATGGACTCGAGCCACAGCATGCGGCTTTCAAGAAGGCCAACGGCACGACGCGCGTGCGTGCCATTTGGAATCAGGCGGGCGTGGGCGCGGCGCCGGCGGGATTCTCGTACGGCACCGAGTGTACGGCCGCGCAGATCGACGACAAGACATGCACCTACCAGTCGATCAAAGCGCATGGAACGCACGTGACCGGCATCGCAGCGGGCGGGCCCGTTCCTGGCGCATCGTACGTCGGTGTGGCCCCGGAAGCGGACATCGCCTTCGTGGAGATCGGCAATCCACCAGGTATTTCCGATGACGTCGAGGCGCTGAGCACCAGTATGTGCGACGCCGTTGCGTATCTCTTCAAGCAGGCCGACGCGCTGAAGGAGCCTGCGGTCGTCAACCTCAGCTTGGGCGAACATTCTGGACCGCATGATGGCTCGTCGCTGGGCGACAAGTGCCTCGACAACCTTTCAGGGCCTGGAAAGATCATCGTCGCGGCGGCCGGCAACGAAGGCGGGGGAAGCGTGAACCCGCTGGAGGGTACGCCGGTCGTGGTGCATGCATCGGCGACCGCGTCGTCGAGCCCCATCGTTCTCAAGTTCCTTCCGGGGCACACGGAGGACCCGGAGACGAAAAAGGACATCGTGCAGGTAAGCGCCAATCTTTGGACCGACTCGAACGTGACCCTGTCGGTGCGCGTCGGACTTCAGACCAGCGGTGCGCCCGTGTTCTCCAACCCTGTTACGATTGGAACCCAGTTGCCGGCGACGAAGCTCTCCGCAGCCTCGCTGGAGTTGGGCCCCGTCGCTGGCGCGGGCACGGCCTCGCCGGCGGGGCCGCGTAACATCGCGATCAGCCTGGCCGACGAAAACAAAGACGAGATGGAAGGCCGCGCGATATGGCTTCTCGAGGTCACCGGAAATGGGCATTTCGATGCGTTCATCGATACGACACAACAAGGCGGATTCATTGCCTCGGGCCAGGCGCCCGGTGTGACGGTCGACAGCAACATGACCATTGGCTCGCCCGCATCGGCCGCCAAGGTGCTTGCCGTCGGATCCTTCGTGTCGCGCAATTCGTGGACGTCGAGCGATGGGCAACCGCAATTGCAGAAGGACGGCCCGGATGATGCACTGGTCACGATCGGGGCGTTGAGCACCTTCTCGAGCCATGGTCCCATGCGCAATCCTGCGGCAGCGACGAAGCCGGATATCACCGCACCCGGTGAGGTGCTCGTCGCGGCATTGAATCCTTCCGCACCGGAGGACCCGAAGCAAGTCGTCAAGGCAGGCACCGATGGCTTCGTGGCCATGCAGGGGACGAGCATGGCCTCGCCGATGGCGGCCGGCGTCGTGGCGCTCTTACTTCAACGTGATTCGAAGCTCACCGTCGACGACGTGCGGGGCATTCTCGATCGCACGGCGGTCAAACCCGAGGGCGTCCAGGATCTGCCGAATACGGCATGGGGACGCGGAAAGATCGATGCGCTCGCCGCATTGACGGACAAGCGACTTTCTTCGGCGGACTCCAGTTCCGACTCCGGTGGATGCAGCGTCTCGCCGGCGGGGAACGTCTTCTCTGGCATCGCGGCGCTGACATGCGGCATCGGAGTACTCTTGATGCGCCGGCGACGCCGCGAACCATCGTGA
- a CDS encoding SGNH/GDSL hydrolase family protein, whose translation MKRTSLLALLAIVCTLDTGVVSASTEASAGHRVAVWGPSMTTGGPAFNHQTIRMVAHTSTGGAGLRIHLSNLRGTIPLSVGAVSIGLQEQGAAAVAGSLRAVRFRARESVSIPAGAEVVSDPIPMAVDTEQNVIVSLYLPDPTGSATFHSSAFQTAYVSGDGDHTTEEGASSYGTTRTSWYFLSGLDVLPFEARGTVVAFGDSITDGSITPTGANRRWPDALARRLAGDHPMAVVNSGIGGNRVLTDSPTLRQGIRALARFDHDALAFPGVRDIILLEGINDIGNNAGPNGTPITAPALIEGYRTLIAKAHAAGVRIIGATMLPYKGAGYYRDTGELVRQEANAWIRTSGAFDGIIDFDAAIRDPQDPAVMQSSYDSGDHLHPNAAGMQAMADAIDLALLQ comes from the coding sequence ATGAAACGAACATCGCTGCTCGCGCTATTGGCCATTGTCTGCACGTTGGACACCGGTGTCGTTTCGGCATCCACCGAGGCGTCGGCCGGCCATCGCGTGGCCGTATGGGGACCGAGCATGACCACGGGCGGCCCGGCGTTCAACCATCAGACGATTCGGATGGTTGCACACACCAGCACCGGTGGTGCGGGGCTGCGTATTCATCTTTCGAATTTGCGCGGCACCATTCCGTTGTCCGTCGGTGCCGTGAGCATTGGTTTGCAGGAGCAAGGCGCCGCCGCAGTTGCGGGCTCTCTGCGCGCCGTGCGATTTCGCGCCCGGGAAAGCGTCTCCATTCCTGCCGGTGCGGAAGTCGTCAGCGATCCCATCCCCATGGCGGTCGACACGGAACAGAATGTCATCGTCAGTTTGTACCTGCCCGATCCCACGGGCTCGGCCACGTTTCACTCGTCGGCCTTCCAGACGGCCTACGTGTCCGGCGATGGCGATCACACGACCGAAGAGGGCGCGTCCAGCTATGGCACCACGCGCACATCTTGGTACTTCCTCTCGGGACTGGACGTCCTCCCGTTCGAGGCGCGCGGCACGGTCGTAGCGTTTGGCGATTCGATCACCGATGGATCCATCACCCCCACCGGGGCCAACCGTCGCTGGCCCGACGCACTCGCGCGGCGCCTCGCCGGAGATCATCCGATGGCCGTGGTGAACTCCGGCATCGGAGGAAACCGCGTCCTCACGGATTCGCCCACGCTCCGGCAGGGGATCCGCGCCCTCGCGCGCTTCGACCACGATGCCCTGGCCTTCCCTGGCGTGCGCGACATCATTCTCCTGGAGGGCATCAACGACATTGGCAACAACGCCGGCCCCAACGGCACTCCCATCACCGCGCCCGCGTTGATTGAGGGGTACCGCACATTGATTGCCAAGGCCCATGCAGCGGGTGTCCGCATCATCGGCGCCACGATGCTCCCGTACAAAGGTGCGGGCTATTACCGCGACACGGGGGAACTCGTCCGCCAAGAGGCCAATGCGTGGATCCGCACCAGTGGCGCCTTCGACGGCATCATCGATTTCGATGCGGCCATTCGCGATCCGCAAGATCCTGCGGTCATGCAATCGAGCTACGATTCCGGGGACCATTTGCACCCGAATGCAGCCGGTATGCAGGCCATGGCCGATGCCATCGATCTCGCGTTGTTGCAGTAG
- a CDS encoding M13 family metallopeptidase gives MSRNRLFLCLSALACMASCADPAPPPSTAAAAKPVETPAPTPPPAPPRGKPKLGTFGIDMAGADTTVKPGKDFYAFAGGRWQKDTQIPADRSRWGVFDQLREESDANVRKILDEQVQSKSTKGDNAQKVADFYAAYLDTAAIDQKGFAPAKADLEAIAKAKTLVDIVKLMGRPDLPVKTPIDMEVILDDKNPDRYVVGVSQGGLGLPDREFYLKKEKQFEEIRTKYLAHVTKVLAMVGDKQAAANAKAILALETQIAERHWPIAERREREKTYNPRTIAELQKEAPQFPWKVYLDAQGYGSEPSVIVAENTAVVKLAQLFPTTPIPTWKSYLTYHFLRSSADVLPTQLDDEVFDFTGRTLNGQPQQRERWKRGVGAVNGALGDAVGELYVARFFQPKAKAEMDRLVENLRKGYAARIQSVDWMTAETKKVALEKLATFRPKIGYPVKWKNYASLQVAVGDAFGNKRRSQVWHHEYERAKLGKPSDRDEWFMTPQTVNAYYNPTFNEIVFPAAILQPPFFDPEADPAVNYGGIGGVIGHEMGHGFDDQGAKSDAKGVLRTWWGPADIEAFKKRTDALAEQYSMFEPLPGIKVNGRLTLGENIGDVGGLTVAYQAYQLSLEGKPAPTLDGYTGDQRFFLGWAQVWRALYRDQALRNQVLTDPHSPALYRVNGVVRNLDAWYKAFDVKADDPLYLAPDKRVKIW, from the coding sequence GGGCACGTTCGGCATCGACATGGCGGGTGCCGATACCACGGTCAAACCGGGCAAGGACTTTTACGCGTTCGCCGGAGGCCGCTGGCAAAAGGATACGCAGATCCCCGCAGATCGCTCGCGGTGGGGCGTGTTCGACCAGCTTCGCGAAGAGTCGGATGCCAATGTGCGCAAGATTCTCGACGAGCAGGTCCAGTCCAAGTCGACCAAAGGCGACAATGCGCAGAAGGTCGCCGACTTTTATGCCGCCTACCTCGACACGGCCGCCATCGATCAAAAGGGATTCGCCCCCGCCAAGGCCGATCTCGAGGCGATCGCCAAGGCGAAGACCCTCGTCGACATCGTGAAGCTGATGGGACGTCCCGATCTGCCCGTCAAGACGCCGATCGACATGGAGGTCATCCTCGACGACAAGAACCCCGATCGTTACGTCGTCGGCGTCAGCCAAGGCGGCCTCGGCTTGCCCGATCGCGAGTTCTATTTGAAGAAGGAAAAGCAGTTCGAGGAAATCCGGACGAAGTACCTTGCGCACGTCACCAAGGTGCTCGCGATGGTTGGCGACAAGCAGGCCGCCGCCAATGCCAAAGCCATTCTCGCGCTGGAGACCCAAATTGCCGAGCGCCACTGGCCGATTGCCGAGCGTCGGGAGCGCGAAAAGACGTACAACCCGCGCACGATTGCCGAGCTGCAAAAGGAAGCACCGCAGTTCCCGTGGAAGGTGTACCTCGACGCGCAAGGCTACGGCAGCGAGCCGTCGGTGATCGTGGCGGAGAACACCGCGGTCGTAAAGCTGGCGCAGCTTTTCCCCACGACGCCGATCCCCACGTGGAAATCCTACCTGACGTACCACTTCTTGCGGTCATCGGCCGACGTGCTGCCGACGCAGCTCGACGACGAGGTGTTCGATTTCACCGGGCGCACCCTGAATGGGCAGCCGCAACAGCGTGAGCGCTGGAAGCGTGGTGTTGGCGCCGTCAATGGCGCTCTCGGTGACGCGGTAGGTGAGCTGTACGTCGCGCGCTTCTTCCAGCCCAAGGCGAAAGCGGAGATGGACCGCCTCGTCGAGAATCTGCGCAAAGGATACGCCGCGCGTATTCAGTCCGTGGATTGGATGACCGCGGAGACGAAGAAGGTCGCGCTCGAGAAGCTGGCAACCTTCCGCCCGAAGATCGGATATCCGGTCAAGTGGAAGAACTACGCGTCACTCCAGGTCGCGGTGGGCGATGCCTTCGGGAACAAGCGTCGCAGCCAGGTATGGCACCATGAATACGAGCGGGCGAAGCTCGGTAAGCCGAGCGATCGCGACGAATGGTTCATGACGCCGCAGACGGTAAACGCTTATTACAATCCGACGTTCAACGAAATCGTCTTTCCGGCGGCAATCCTCCAGCCCCCGTTCTTCGATCCCGAGGCCGATCCGGCGGTCAACTACGGTGGCATCGGCGGCGTCATCGGCCACGAAATGGGCCACGGCTTCGACGATCAGGGCGCCAAGTCGGATGCGAAGGGCGTGCTCCGCACCTGGTGGGGACCGGCCGATATCGAAGCATTCAAAAAGCGCACGGATGCCTTGGCCGAGCAATATTCCATGTTCGAGCCGCTCCCCGGCATCAAGGTCAATGGCCGGCTGACGCTCGGTGAAAACATCGGTGACGTGGGCGGCCTCACCGTCGCGTACCAAGCCTATCAGCTCTCCCTCGAAGGAAAGCCTGCCCCCACGCTCGACGGATACACGGGCGATCAGCGCTTCTTTTTGGGCTGGGCCCAAGTGTGGCGTGCCCTCTATCGCGATCAGGCCCTGCGCAACCAAGTGCTGACCGATCCGCACTCGCCGGCGCTCTATCGGGTCAATGGCGTCGTTCGCAACCTCGACGCCTGGTACAAAGCCTTCGACGTCAAAGCGGACGATCCTCTGTATTTGGCACCGGATAAGCGCGTCAAGATCTGGTGA